The Pocillopora verrucosa isolate sample1 chromosome 14, ASM3666991v2, whole genome shotgun sequence genome has a segment encoding these proteins:
- the LOC131773825 gene encoding protein Wnt-2b: protein MTSVPRACLFTFALLSFPVLTTSHWWFMSRVFSLGAKIMCNLDMSGSYLLSYHQKLCRENPDVIINIGKGAKLGIEECQEQMENERWNCSTVEQDTSVFGKVMQKASREKAFVHAITSAAVVHQVTRACRRGELRNCSCEKKTDGRSNEEFNWGGCSDNIAYGVRTAKLFVDSFEKETDAKAMMNLHNNLVGRRAVKRHMVIKCKCHGISDSCEYRTCWRTMAPFSVVGNVLKQKHQKAFMVTVNQKSNELLSARDDFQLKPSRDDLVFLEKFPDYCVRNPGTGSLGTTGRICNQNVPEDYGSCDVLCCGRGYNTIQVVEEYKCDCTVQWCCQVNCKTCRRIVDMHLCKPPEQTNFEKSISHN from the exons ATGACATCAGTACCAAGGGCTTGTCTTTTCACTTTTGCTCTGCTTTCATTTCCAGTTCTTACGACATCTCATTGGTG GTTTATGTCTCGAGTGTTCTCTTTGGGCGCGAAAATCATGTGTAATCTAGACATGTCAGGCTCGTATTTGCTCAGTTATCATCAGAAACTATGCCGCGAGAATCCTGATGTGATAATTAACATCGGGAAAGGTGCAAAGCTTGGTATAGAAGAATGCCAGGAACAGATGGAGAACGAAAGATGGAATTGTTCTACTGTAGAACAGGACACCAGCGTTTTCGGAAAGGTCATGCAAAAAG CAAGTCGAGAGAAAGCTTTTGTCCACGCGATAACTTCAGCCGCAGTTGTGCATCAAGTAACTCGAGCATGTCGTCGCGGCGAACTGAGAAATTGTTCTTGcgaaaagaaaactgacggtAGAAGTAACGAGGAATTCAATTGGGGAGGATGCAGTGACAACATTGCTTACGGTGTAAGGACTGCAAAGCTGTTTGTGGACTCTTTCGAAAAAGAGACAGATGCGAAGGCAATGATGAATTTGCACAACAATTTGGTCGGGCGAAGG GCTGTAAAACGCCACATGGTAATAAAGTGCAAATGTCACGGCATTTCCGACTCCTGTGAATACAGGACATGCTGGAGAACGATGGCTCCGTTTAGCGTAGTGGGCAACGTTctcaaacaaaaacatcaaaaagcGTTTATGGTAACTGTTAATCAAAAGAGCAACGAACTCCTATCGGCAAGAGATGACTTTCAACTAAAACCATCACGAGACGATCTCGTGTTTTTGGAGAAGTTCCCGGATTATTGTGTTCGCAACCCAGGCACCGGCTCACTTGGCACCACGGGAAGAATTTGTAACCAGAACGTGCCAGAGGATTATGGGAGCTGTGATGTTCTGTGTTGTGGGCGTGGGTACAACACGATTCAAGTCGTAGAGGAATACAAATGCGATTGTACAGTTCAGTGGTGTTGCCAAGTTAACTGCAAAACTTGCAGAAGAATCGTTGACATGCACTTGTGTAAACCACCCGAACAAACGAACTTTGAGAAAAGCATCTCGCACAATTAG
- the LOC131773858 gene encoding protein Wnt-2b-A — protein sequence MRSIVTIVVFNLLLGLFPMRTASRWWFISQVFQLGSKAICNHAAGLPNFELCRKNPNVLISIGKGAKLGIEECQQQMKNERWNCSTVPRDFSVFGKVLKIASRETAFVYAITSAGVVHAVAQGCIRGDLKNCFCNQTQLRGNREDFVWSGCYDHIAHGIEVAKLFVDSDEQQNDARAKMNLHNNMVGRTVVKNRTVVNCLCHGPSVSCVMQTCYRSLAPFSAVSRHLRGKYDNGVLVIVDQKGEKFVVANETKDKSWRDSLVFFQKSPDYCVPNPDLGWPGTTGRVCYNGNTTTAAGNGTCETLCCGRGFNTIQVEEDYKCNCNFVWCCDVKCSTCKGTVEKNVCKSPEEHISEGNSKLEKDAETAGKQSRKRKNKEQSVLPRTDNNNREVKKIKG from the exons ATGAGGAGCATCGTGACGATTGTGGTTTTCAATCTTCTCCTGGGTTTATTCCCGATGAGAACAGCTTCACGTTGGTG GTTCATTTCACAAGTGTTCCAGCTTGGTTCCAAGGCCATCTGTAACCATGCAGCTGGTCTCCCTAACTTCGAACTGTGCCGTAAGAACCCTAATGTTTTGATAAGCATTGGGAAAGGCGCCAAGCTAGGAATTGAAGAATGCCAACAGCAGATGAAGAACGAGAGGTGGAATTGCTCCACGGTACCTCGGGATTTCAGTGTGTTTGGAAAAGTCTTGAAGATAG CAAGCCGTGAAACTGCCTTCGTGTATGCGATTACCTCGGCTGGAGTTGTACACGCGGTAGCTCAAGGCTGCATCCGCGGTGACCTGAAAAACTGCTTTTGCAACCAAACACAACTAAGAGGAAACCGAGAAGATTTTGTGTGGTCTGGATGTTACGATCACATCGCTCACGGTATCGAAGTTGCCAAGCTTTTTGTGGATTCTGATGAACAGCAAAACGATGCTCGGGCAAAAATGAATCTTCACAACAATATGGTCGGAAGAACG GTCGTAAAAAATCGCACAGTCGTGAACTGTTTGTGCCATGGTCCTTCTGTATCATGTGTCATGCAGACCTGCTACAGAAGTTTGGCTCCTTTCAGCGCCGTGAGTCGCCATCTTCGCGGAAAATATGACAATGGCGTTCTTGTGATTGTTGATCAGAAGGGGGAGAAATTCGTGGTGGCTAATGAGACTAAGGACAAGTCTTGGCGTGACAGCCTCGTGTTCTTTCAGAAGTCTCCGGATTACTGCGTCCCGAACCCCGACTTAGGCTGGCCAGGAACCACGGGAAGGGTGTGTTACAACGGGAACACGACCACAGCCGCAGGTAACGGGACATGTGAGACATTGTGCTGTGGGCGCGGGTTCAATACGATCCAAGTCGAGGAGGATTACAAGTGCAATTGCAATTTTGTCTGGTGTTGTGATGTGAAGTGCAGCACGTGTAAAGGAACTGTTGAAAAAAACGTCTGTAAATCGCCCGAGGAGCATATTTCTGAAGGAAACAGTAAGCTCGAGAAAGACGCAGAAACGGCGGGTAAACAATCGCGAAAAAGGAAGAACAAGGAACAAAGTGTTTTACCTCGCACTGACAACAACAATCGAGAAGTGAAGAAGATCAAAGGTTAA
- the LOC131799997 gene encoding uncharacterized protein encodes MSNLELLNAGFAAIFGENGLPSSNIHELFEATYIMKPLPSLGATGGRSSLRSRMIDVFVYGLQGEIFTVKVLNTCTVSELKTVIEEETGIYAKVMGLIYCGKRLDDRDETPLSRLGICHGSSVFLVLGLRGGGLPHHSVDPDGLDPQYDYDFSNVKDDGKIYMRGGHQYHRPYGWNRIAVKVVSKFGYNEWLGPNGIRTEEAPNEWAVSYHGTAIENADKIIKEGFKPGPRQLYGKGVYSSPSIEMVENHYAQPFDHKGKRYLIAFQNRVNPHRVKIIPAKETGAGADYWLTQKDDTRPYGVLFKEIVKGECNIS; translated from the coding sequence atgtcaaatttgGAATTGCTGAATGCTGGATTTGCAGCAATATTCGGTGAAAATGGCCTCCCTTCGAGTAACATACACGAACTGTTCGAAGCAACCTACATCATGAAACCTTTGCCTTCTCTGGGAGCAACTGGAGGTCGGTCGAGTTTGAGAAGCCGCATGATAGATGTGTTTGTATACGGCCTACAAGGCGAAATATTCACTGTTAAAGTGCTGAACACGTGCACAGTCAGCGAGTTAAAGACTGTTATTGAAGAAGAAACAGGAATATACGCGAAAGTGATGGGTCTGATTTACTGTGGCAAGAGACTCGATGATAGAGATGAAACTCCTTTAAGCCGCCTTGGAATTTGTCATGGCAGTAGCGTCTTCCTAGTGCTGGGTTTACGAGGTGGTGGCTTGCCGCATCATAGTGTTGATCCTGACGGGCTTGATCCCCAATACGATTATGATTTTAGTAATGTCAAAGATGACGGTAAGATATACATGAGAGGAGGGCATCAATATCATCGACCTTACGGTTGGAACAGAATAGCAGTCAAAGTTGTTAGCAAGTTCGGTTACAACGAATGGCTCGGCCCAAATGGCATACGCACCGAAGAAGCTCCAAACGAATGGGCGGTTTCTTATCACGGCACAGCGATTGAGAACGCTGACAAGATCATCAAAGAAGGCTTCAAACCTGGTCCTAGACAACTGTATGGCAAAGGCGTTTACAGCAGCCCCAGTATTGAAATGGTTGAAAACCATTACGCACAACCATTTGACCACAAGGGTAAGCGTTACTTAATTGCTTTTCAGAATCGTGTCAATCCTCATCGTGTCAAAATCATTCCTGCTAAAGAAACAGGTGCTGGAGCTGATTACTGGCTCACACAGAAAGACGATACGCGGCCCTACGGTGTGCTTTTTAAGGAAATCGTAAAAGGAGAATGTaacatttcttga
- the LOC131799996 gene encoding 3-hydroxyacyl-CoA dehydrogenase type-2 translates to MATVLKGVACLVAGGASGLGRAAAQKLVQQGCRVVIADLPSSEGDKVASDLGEKCVFVPTDVSSESDVKQAIKTVVNKCGPLRIAVNTAGIVKLAKTLSDEGEVHPLDIFEEISKINLTGTFNVTRLAAQQMATNEPDEGGERGVIINTSSVHAYDGQSGKVAYSASKGAINSMTLPLARDLGRHGIRVNTIAPGMFLTPMLTKSRPEPSEQQKMAQIVPFPKRIGDPAEFAQLVQTIIENKMINGEVIRIDGGVRMP, encoded by the exons ATGGCGACGGTGCTTAAAGGTGTCGCTTGCCTCGTCGCTGGGGGAGCTAGTGGTTTAGGTCGAGCTGCTGCGCAGAAGTTGGTTCAGCAGGGCTGTAGAGTTGTAATAGCAGATCTACCATCGAGTGAAGGAGACAAAGTTGCCAGTGATCTTGGAGAGAAATGTGTATTTGTTCCCACTGAT GTTTCATCAGAATCTGATGTGAAGCAAGCCATTAAAACAGTTGTAAACAAGTGTGGTCCACTGCGTATTGCTGTGAATACCGCTGGTATAGTAAAACTAGCAAAAACTTTGTCAGACGAGGGTGAGGTCCACCCTCTTGATATTTTTGAAGAAATATCAAAG ATCAACTTGACGGGAACATTCAATGTGACTCGGCTTGCAGCGCAACAAATGGCTACAAATGAACCTGATGAGGGTGGGGAGAGAGGAGTAATTATTAACACCTCCAGTGTTCATGCCTATGATGGACAGTCAGGAAAAGTGGCATATTCAGCATCAAAAGGAGCCATTAACTCTATGACACTTCCTTTAGCGAGAGATCTAGGACGGCATGGTATAAGAGTGAATACAATTGCACCAG gAATGTTCTTAACTCCAATGTTAACCAAATCAAGACCAGAACCATCAGAACAACAGAAGATGGCTCAGATAGTTCCATTTCCCAAGCGCATTGGAGACCCAGCGGAGTTTGCGCAGCTTGTACAAAcaatcattgaaaataaaatgattaacgGTGAAGTTATTCGGATTGATGGCGGCGTGAGAATGCCATGA